Part of the Nitrospinota bacterium genome, TACCTGGTGGCACGATGAAATGGAAGGTGCCAGTCCTGAATGTGACGCTGAAATTATGTCAGCCGAAGATCCACTTTTTATTCTCTATACCTCTGGATCAACAGGAAAACCTAAAGGTGTTCAGCATAATGTTGGTGGATACATGGTTTATACAGCATTGACCCACAAATACATTTTTGATTACCAGGATGGTGATATCTGGTGGTGCACCGCCGATATTGGCTGGGTTACCGGACATTCGTATATTGTTTACGGCCCCCTGGCAAATGGTGCCACAACAGTCATGTTTGAAGGCATACCTACTTATCCAGACTGTGGCAGATTCTGGGATGTTGTGGAACGTCTTAAAGTTACCCAGTTTTATACAGCACCAACTGCAATCAGGGCACTGATGTCTCATGGAGAAGATATTCCCTCAAAATATGATCTTTCTACGTTGCGAGTTCTGGGCTCGGTTGGGGAACCCATCAACCCCGAGGCTTGGCGCTGGTACTATAAAAATGTAGGTAGAGAGAAATGCCCCGTTGTAGATACATGGTGGCAAACTGAGACAGGCGGTATTTTGATCACACCATTACCCGGTTGTACCCCTGCAAAACCGGGCTCAGCAACCCTGCCTTTTTTTGGTGTGGTGCCCGAAGTGATTGAGGCTGAAACCGGTAAAGTTCTGGAAGGAAATGGAGTAGAAGGTGTTCTTGCTATATCTGAACCCTGGCCGGGACAGATGAGAACGGTATTTGGCGACCACAAACGTTTTGAGGAGACCTATTTTAAGCTCTACCCCGGTTATTATTTTACCGGGGATGGTTGTCGGCGTGATGAAGATGGTTATTATTGGGTTACCGGTCGAGTTGATGATGTAATTAATGTTTCCGGACACAGAATGGGAACGGCTGAAGTGGAGTCGGCCCTTGTGCTTCATGAAACTGTGGCTGAGGCTGCTGTGGTCGGGTTTCCACATGACATTAAGGGGCAGGGAATCTATGCATATGTTTCTCTCATGGACGATGTACAGCCCGATGATGAGTTGAAGAAAACATTGGTGCAGTTTGTAAGAAATGAAATAGGACCAATAGCTGCGCCAGATGTTATTCACTGGGCTCCTGCTCTTCCTAAAACCCGTTCTGGAAAAATTATGAGAAGAATATTAAGAAAAATTGCTGCTAATGAGGCAGATCAATTGGGAGATATTTCAACTTTGGCAGACCCATCGGTTGTTGATAATCTTAAGGCAACTTATGTGAATATATTTTCAGGGAAAAAATAACAGGACTGCTAATAAAATAGGCAATACAGAACCGGGATCATGGAGTCGAATAAGATTCAACTCCATGATTTCTCACCCCTACAGTGAAAAGAGAAAGGTGCCCCTCCCTCCCCAAATGTTTGAGCGTCTTTAATTAACTAACAGCCAGTGGGATAACTATATATTTTAAGCGAATAATAGCAACTGTCAATCGAAAGTTTTGATTTTTCATAGATAAATCATTATTGCGCTAGTTCGGACTTGTTTGGGGGAAGTAGAAATCGGTTTCAGCTTTAGTTTTCAAACGTTTCTTGGTAATTGCATATTTTGCCTTGAGCAATCCTTTATGTGCTGAATTATTAAGGGGTTCCAGGCGAATTGCGGTAGTGAATGCGGTTCTGGCTTCCAGAAAACGACCTTTTTCAAGATAAGACCATCCCAAACCATCATAAGCATCTGGCTGACTTGAGTTACGGCGGATTTCTTCGTTATAAGCGTTGATGGCTCCGATGATATTTCCCTGTATATAATTGGCTCTTCCCAATTTGGTTCTGGCTGTCGTCTGCATTTTGTATGGACTGATGGCATTGGATCCTGTCACTTCCTCAAATACAGGGTTTGGTTCCGGGTTCAATGCAAGACACTGTTCCAACATGGTTATTGCTGAGTCATATTTGCCCAGCTTGAAATAAATGTAGCCCATGCCTTTGCGGGACTCAGACTTGTTGGGTTGGAGTTGTAAAGAAAATTTAAACATTTGCATGGCCTTGTCATACAAATGGTTTTGGTAATACGTCCAACCAAGGGAATTATATACTTGCCAGCCGAAACGTTCTTTTGCAAGCAATGCCAGGAACTCAGGGGTCATGGCGAAGTCTGGGTCCAGTGATATTGCTTTTAGAAAATATTCAACACCCAGATCAGGATTTTTCAAATTGTGATGAATCCATCCGAGGGCCATATAAGGGGAAGCTCGTAGAGGATGATCTTTTAGAACTTTTTCAAAATATTTTTGAGATGAACTTAAAGACTCGCTTCTAAGGATACTCCAATCAAGTTTATACGCCAGTTCCTTGTTTTCAGGATCATGCTTAAGGGCAATCTTCAGATAGGGAACAGCATCCTGATAATTTTTTATGGCATACAGTGAAAAACCAAGTCCTTTGGCAGCAGAGACTTTATAGTCATCATGCTCGATTGATTTTAAAAACTTATCAATGGCATACTCGTATTGTTTTTTGTGGTATTGACTCCATCCAAGTCCGTTATAAGCGTGTGCCATGTTAAATTTTGGGGAGGGCCAGGTATCTACATCTATATAGTCGTGATAAATAATGGTTGCTAATTTGTAGTCACCCTTGTTGAAAGCCCGGTCAGCCTTATATAATTGTTTGTCCAAGGCCAATTGTACCTGCTCAAGACCCAGTTTTGAGACGCTGTCATGGGGTGAATATTTTTGCGCGTCTAAAAAATACTCGCGAGCTTTTTCATACTCTTTCCGGGCGAGAAAAATTTTTCCATACTGGTTGTAAAGGTGAGCCCAGTCATCGTATCTATCGAGTAAATCATCCAGCTTGTTAGCTGCAAGTTGGTATTTACCCAGGTCTATGTAGTTTTGTACATAAACAGCCTGGTGCTTTTTAATTTCCTCTATTTTCTGAAGGCCTTTGGAAGCTCCAATGAATTTAGGGTAAAGCTCCAGAATTTCCTTGAAGGTTTTTTCTGATTTATTAATTTGCTTGGCATGCAGGAGACTCCAGGCCAATCCGTTTACAGCGTCCAGGTTAGGTGAATTAGAGCGTGCTAGACTTTCGAATTGATTCGAAGCCTTAGAATATTTGCCTTGATAATAACTTTTCCATGCAGAATCCAGAGCGTTAGTATCTTCTGAAGGCATCCCCAAAAGAAGGCTTCGGTATCGTGGAAACTCAACGGATAATGTGAATATTGAATTGGACTCGAAGTTCGAAGGAACTACCTCCCATCGTTTTGTGATATCACCCTGATTAGAGGCCTGCCAATCCTCCATCAATTTATTAACATTTATCGAACGGAAAATTTTTGCGAGCTCTTTTTTGGCAGGCTGTATTCTTCTTTGTTCCAAGTGGATAAAAGCTTTTCCCTTATGAACTTCATAAGAGTGAGGGGAAAACCTCTCTGCACGTTCAAAACTATCCATGGCCTGTTGATATTGCTTTAGGCTGAAATAGCTCCACCCCATACCCAGTAAAGGTACAGGATCTTTTTTGTGAAGAGTGTGAGCGTGTTTGAAAGACTCTAAGGCCTTGTCAAAACGCTTTTGGAAAAAATATGACCAGGGTAGAAGTTGGATGGCTTCTTTATTTTCCGGCTGACTGGCCAGGGTTTTCTTTAAATAAAATTCAGAACTTGCATATTCTCTGCGGTTGAATTGATGTTTGGCAAACTGCAGGTCAATGTCTTTGTCTAAACCCAGGGCAGGGCGATAAGTGTCTTCAAAGGCATAAACAAGTTTGTCAACAGCCTCTCGCGTTTTACGATAGCTGTTTTCAAGTGTGCTGCAACCAGTTCCAGTGAATATCAGGAGGATAAAGCAGGTGAATTCTTTTAAAAATCGCAAGTCCCAACTCCATTTACGGGGTCAATTATCTATTAATTTATCGGTTTTTATAGAAATTATTTAAGCTATTTATTGTTAAAAATGCGATGTTAACCTCGTTTTTGGGCTGTTTTAAGGGAAAAACAGTATAAATAGCAAAAGACTAGATTTTTTTTTGTAAAAGCCCTGTAAAATGTTATGATCCAATCTTTTCACAACCCCTGCTAAAACAATGCGTTTATATAAATTTTTCATAATTATCAGCGTTGTCTTCCTGGTTTCAGGTTGCGCCGATAAAGACAATGAACAAAGTAACGATGATATCCACCCAAGCTTTTCTGAGCTTCCTGAAGTATCGCAGGAATCATCTTCTGAATCGATTGAACGGGTTGTTCCGATTCCAATTTCAGCTGAAGATAAAGCAATAGCCAGCAAGGCTCCTGAAGGAATGGTATTCATCAAAGGCGGTTGCTTTATTATGGGCAATGACTATACCCAGGAAGATGAAAAGCCGGAGCATGAGGTTTGCCTGGATGATTTTTATTTGGATAAATATGAAATGACACAGGCCCGCTGGGAAAAAGTGATGGGATTTAATCCTTCCAAGTTTGTCGGTGCGGACTTGCCTGTTGAGCAGGTAAATTATTTGGATGTGCAAAAGTTCATCAAGAAATCGAAGGGTGCCTGTCGTTTGCCCACGGAAGCTGAGTGGGAATACGCGGCTCGAGGAGGAGCATCGACCAGATACTTCTGGGGAAATATGGTTCATGAAGATTATACCTGGTATGAAGATAACTCAGGGGAAACCACACACCCGGTGGGAAGTAAAGCTCCGAACCAGTATGGTGTTTATGATTTGATGGGAAATGTCTGGGAATGGGTCAACGACTGGTACGAGCCTTATTATAAAATTCGCTCGAAGAAGAATCCTAAGGGACCGGAGACGGGAGAATCAAAAGTTGTTCGAGGCGGATCCTTTGATTCATCAGCAGGGGCATTGCGGATAACAAACCGGGTCTGGTTGCACCCAAAAAATAAAGTGTTTCCGAAAGTGACTACTTATGGCCAGATAATGAATGAAATATTCAACTATATTGGCTTTCGTTGTGCTCAATCCATTCCAAAAGACTGACTGTAGTCGTGTAACCTGGTATAGCTCACGATTTATCAGTGAGCTAATTCTTTTGACTTCTCCCAAAATGCTTTCAAAGTTTTGTCATGTTCTGCCTGCGCTGTTTTGCGTGTTCTGTTTAATTAATCGTAATTATCGAAAAGGATGTCTGTGACATTTTTATCTATCTTCCCTTCTGAGGTAAGCGATGAAAAAACTTTGATCACCTCTTCTTTGTTCATTCCTTCATGACCCGTTAATTAATTTCGATAGACACTGAAAGCATTGTATGAAATGCAGCAATGTAACATCCGCCTCTTAACAAGAAAGGAATAAAAAAGTTTAACAGGAGTGCTATCTGCTAAGGATACAGCTAATGATTGTATTGGAAGGTTTGGGCAAAAAAATAAAGCAGTTGGAATTCACTCACCAACAATGTGAAGTGGCAAATGAGAGATTACCTGCATTCGCTACATAGGCCAAACATGTCAAGCTTATGAGAAGTTATCGTGAATCCGTTGCGGCTGGCTATTTCTTCCTGAAGTTTTTCTATTAAGGGATGGTTGAATTCGATAATTTTTCCACACTCAGTGCATATCATGTGGTCATGGTGGCCGTGCATATATTTGTGCTCATACCTTTTCTGGCCATCACCAAAATCAAGTTCTGATGCAAGTCCGCTCTGTGTGAGCAATGCCAGCGTTCGATAAACTGTAGCCAGGCCAACTTTAGGATCGGTTTGGATGACTTGATTGTAAAGTTCCTCGGCACTGACATGTTTTTCACATTCAAGAAAGGCATTAAGAACTGCCCGCCTTTGCTTGGTTATCTTCAGTTTATTCTGAACTATATAGTCTTCAAGAACTTCTAATTCTTTGCTGGCCATAATTTTATCAGTTCAATTAATACAATGGTTAATCTAGCATGGTCACTTTAAAGGGTCAATCACCCCGCTGAACTTAAGATGCCTGATTATAGAAAAAGTTTTGTAAAATAAAATTATTCCGAGTTGGAAGAAAGTGCCTTTAATTCAGTTTCCAATTTTGATGCAGGGCATTCCAACTGCTCGCCATTTTCCATATTTTTCAAGACATATTTTCCAGACCGGATTTCGTTTTCCCCGAGAATCAGGCAAAACCTGCACTGAGATTTATTGGCCTTTCTCATTTGGCTTTTCATGCTGCCGGCTTCATAATCTCTTTCAACTCGAAAGCCTTTCAACCTTAAATCATGGGCAATTTTAAATGCCTCTGTTTTGGCTTCTTCGCCTAGACATACAAGAAAAATATCTGGAACTTTTTGTGAAGTTTTTATGTTTTCGAAAGGCACCAGCGATACCAGACGTTCAAGGCCAAGCGCGAAACCAAAACAAGGGGTTGATGGTCCTCCCAGTTCTTCAACCAGGGTGTCATAACGTCCTCCACCGCATATGGCATTTTGCGCGCCAAGGTTTTCCGATGTGACTTCAAATGCAGTGCGATTGTAATAATCTAATCCGCGCACCAGATTTGGATTAACGGAATAGGGGGTGCCAGCTGAATCAAGAAGTGAGCGCACTTCTGTAAAGTGTTCAGCGCTGGCTGGATCGAGGTGGTCAATAAGTTTTGGGAGCCCTTTTGCTATTTCACTGCATCGTTCCGCTTTACAATCAAGAACCCTTAAAGGATTACGCTGGTATCGTTTTGTGCAATTTGAACAAAGTTGATCAAGGTGTTTTTCAATTTCTGTCTTAAGGAGCTCGCGATATTGGGGGCGGCATTCCTGGCTTCCCAGGCTGTTTACCTGCAGTTTGATGTCTTTAAGGCCAAGCTCTCTGAAAAACTCCATGAGCATGGTCATCACCTCCACATCAACGGTGGGATTGGGTGAGCCCATAGCCTCGACCCCTATCTGGTTGAATTGACGCAATCGCCCTGCTTGAGGTCTTTCGTAGCGAAACATCGGTCCAATATAAAACATCTTAAGAACAGAAGGAGGATTATACATCTTGTGCTCTACATAGGCTCGCACTACAGATGCTGTACCTTCTGGGCGCAATGTGACGGAATCACCCCCACGGTCCTGAAACGTGTACATTTCCTTTTCAACGATGTCAGTGGTTTCACCAATGCTCCGGG contains:
- a CDS encoding formylglycine-generating enzyme family protein codes for the protein MRLYKFFIIISVVFLVSGCADKDNEQSNDDIHPSFSELPEVSQESSSESIERVVPIPISAEDKAIASKAPEGMVFIKGGCFIMGNDYTQEDEKPEHEVCLDDFYLDKYEMTQARWEKVMGFNPSKFVGADLPVEQVNYLDVQKFIKKSKGACRLPTEAEWEYAARGGASTRYFWGNMVHEDYTWYEDNSGETTHPVGSKAPNQYGVYDLMGNVWEWVNDWYEPYYKIRSKKNPKGPETGESKVVRGGSFDSSAGALRITNRVWLHPKNKVFPKVTTYGQIMNEIFNYIGFRCAQSIPKD
- the acs gene encoding acetate--CoA ligase, with protein sequence MTEEIYNPPESVASRALISSMDQYREMYERSISNPDQFWSEEADKFTWFKKWDQVRDYNYDVRKGDIRIEWFKGATTNITVNCLDRHLEKRGDQTAILWEGNEPGDNRSLTYKQLHEEVCKFANVLKNHGVKKGDRISIYMPMVLELSIAMMACARVGAVHSIVFGGFSPTALADRIVDSNCTVLITTDGGFRGAKPVPIKTNADEAMKLAEKEGVVVNSCIVFKRVGDKVPSEMQEGRDTWWHDEMEGASPECDAEIMSAEDPLFILYTSGSTGKPKGVQHNVGGYMVYTALTHKYIFDYQDGDIWWCTADIGWVTGHSYIVYGPLANGATTVMFEGIPTYPDCGRFWDVVERLKVTQFYTAPTAIRALMSHGEDIPSKYDLSTLRVLGSVGEPINPEAWRWYYKNVGREKCPVVDTWWQTETGGILITPLPGCTPAKPGSATLPFFGVVPEVIEAETGKVLEGNGVEGVLAISEPWPGQMRTVFGDHKRFEETYFKLYPGYYFTGDGCRRDEDGYYWVTGRVDDVINVSGHRMGTAEVESALVLHETVAEAAVVGFPHDIKGQGIYAYVSLMDDVQPDDELKKTLVQFVRNEIGPIAAPDVIHWAPALPKTRSGKIMRRILRKIAANEADQLGDISTLADPSVVDNLKATYVNIFSGKK
- a CDS encoding tetratricopeptide repeat protein → MRFLKEFTCFILLIFTGTGCSTLENSYRKTREAVDKLVYAFEDTYRPALGLDKDIDLQFAKHQFNRREYASSEFYLKKTLASQPENKEAIQLLPWSYFFQKRFDKALESFKHAHTLHKKDPVPLLGMGWSYFSLKQYQQAMDSFERAERFSPHSYEVHKGKAFIHLEQRRIQPAKKELAKIFRSINVNKLMEDWQASNQGDITKRWEVVPSNFESNSIFTLSVEFPRYRSLLLGMPSEDTNALDSAWKSYYQGKYSKASNQFESLARSNSPNLDAVNGLAWSLLHAKQINKSEKTFKEILELYPKFIGASKGLQKIEEIKKHQAVYVQNYIDLGKYQLAANKLDDLLDRYDDWAHLYNQYGKIFLARKEYEKAREYFLDAQKYSPHDSVSKLGLEQVQLALDKQLYKADRAFNKGDYKLATIIYHDYIDVDTWPSPKFNMAHAYNGLGWSQYHKKQYEYAIDKFLKSIEHDDYKVSAAKGLGFSLYAIKNYQDAVPYLKIALKHDPENKELAYKLDWSILRSESLSSSQKYFEKVLKDHPLRASPYMALGWIHHNLKNPDLGVEYFLKAISLDPDFAMTPEFLALLAKERFGWQVYNSLGWTYYQNHLYDKAMQMFKFSLQLQPNKSESRKGMGYIYFKLGKYDSAITMLEQCLALNPEPNPVFEEVTGSNAISPYKMQTTARTKLGRANYIQGNIIGAINAYNEEIRRNSSQPDAYDGLGWSYLEKGRFLEARTAFTTAIRLEPLNNSAHKGLLKAKYAITKKRLKTKAETDFYFPQTSPN
- a CDS encoding histidine--tRNA ligase yields the protein MKIQSIRGVKDILPDEIWKWQHIESAAHSIFPRYGFTEIRLPIFEDTRLFSRSIGETTDIVEKEMYTFQDRGGDSVTLRPEGTASVVRAYVEHKMYNPPSVLKMFYIGPMFRYERPQAGRLRQFNQIGVEAMGSPNPTVDVEVMTMLMEFFRELGLKDIKLQVNSLGSQECRPQYRELLKTEIEKHLDQLCSNCTKRYQRNPLRVLDCKAERCSEIAKGLPKLIDHLDPASAEHFTEVRSLLDSAGTPYSVNPNLVRGLDYYNRTAFEVTSENLGAQNAICGGGRYDTLVEELGGPSTPCFGFALGLERLVSLVPFENIKTSQKVPDIFLVCLGEEAKTEAFKIAHDLRLKGFRVERDYEAGSMKSQMRKANKSQCRFCLILGENEIRSGKYVLKNMENGEQLECPASKLETELKALSSNSE
- a CDS encoding transcriptional repressor, which translates into the protein MASKELEVLEDYIVQNKLKITKQRRAVLNAFLECEKHVSAEELYNQVIQTDPKVGLATVYRTLALLTQSGLASELDFGDGQKRYEHKYMHGHHDHMICTECGKIIEFNHPLIEKLQEEIASRNGFTITSHKLDMFGLCSECR